The segment GAGACGGTGTGGAGCCGACCCTGGAAGGCGTTGTCCGCCCTGCGTCCCTACCCCACCCTGCTTACGCCCGACTTCAGCCTCTACCGCGATTGGCCGCTGATGTTGCAGATGTGGAATGTGTATCGCAGCCGCTGGTGCGGCTGTTTCTGGCAGACGCAGGGCTTTACCGTTATCCCCACCGTGAGCTGGAGCACGGCGGCTTCCTATGACTTCTGCTTTCTGGGCATACCTCGCCGCGGCGCGGTGGCGCTTTCTCCGGTCGGCGTGAAGTTGGACAGCCCGCTCGATTATCAGCTATTTCTGGATGGCTTCCGCGAAATGGTGCGGCGGCTGCAGCCGCTGGTCGTACTCAGCTATGGCCCGCTGCCCGTCGCCTGCCAGGAGATGGTAGAGGTAGTGACCTATCCCACGCGCTGGACGAGTATCCGCGCGGCGCGCCAGAAGAGAACCGTCATGGCTGGGAAGAAAGATGGGGATGAAGGGAGAGGATGATTAAGCGACCTGCAATTTCTCGCGCACCCACTGATGGATCAGGTCGGTGTCGTGGATACCTTTGGACGCGGCTATTTCCTTGACTGCTTCCGCTTCTTCCAGCGGCAGGTGCAGGATGAAGGCCGTTTCCTGTTCAAAGACGGGTTCGAGTATTTCCTCCAATTCATCTTCGAACTCGGTTAAATCATGCGTATCCCAGAAACGGGCTAACTCCTCAATGGAATCGGTTTGCGGTAGTTGTTGTTTGTTCATTTTCTTTGCCACTTTCTGCGGGGGTAATGTGGTGGCGGGCGATGTGTTCAATGCGGTCTTCTGGCCAGATAAGCCCCTGAATCTTCATGGGGCAATTGTAGCACCGACCGATGTACAGGACAGTTTGTTCGCCAGGTGCGCCTCTCTGTTTGTTTTCACGCCAGGGACAGAAAACGGGTTGACTTACGCGGTAACGGGCGTCAATTTGAACACACGCGCGTGTTGCAGAGCGGCGCGGATGTCACCCTGTCGCAGGCTCAGACGCACATCGTCGAGTTTGTAGGCGTCTTCCAGCGACAGGTAAGGAGACCATTCGTCAGCAGTGATGATGAGTTCCACGTCCACTTCTGCGACGTAGTCGCCTTCATGAACAAGCCGGGTCGTTTGTTTGCGGATCATGGTTTTCTCCTGGTGTAATCGCTGGACCAACGTTGGGGGTCAGGGCGGTACGCGGTGACAAGAACGGCTGGCGAGGAAGCGCCTTTCGGGATTCCCCAAACGACATGCACGGGTCTTCCCTCATTGTCCCATTGACATACCAGCACAGAAGGCCCTTTATGATATCTTGGATAATCTTCTACGACGATAGCCGCGGCGATGCCGGCAATCACCTCACGGACCAGAATATCGTCTGCCGCCAACTCGTCGTAGCCATGAGCCGATATCCGCACCTGGCCGGCAGCGGTGAGGCGTTTGATGCTGTCCCATGTTGCGCTCATACGCCAATCATAGTTGAACTGGATCAGGCCGTCAACGAGAAAGCGGCGCGAATCCGGGCGGCCAGGGCGGACATCTCCGCTGTGGAAAGGTCCAGGATGCGGTCTTCCACCTGCAAGGCGGCCAACTGCTGCTCGTGGAAAGGAACCCCGGGCGGCAAGGGGGCGATGTGCCAGTGGACGTGGCTGTTGCCTTGTTGGCTGCCCAGGGAGAGGAGGTAGACGCGTTCTGCCGGCACAACCCGCCGCACCGCCTCCGTCACCCGATAGATGACCGCCTGCAACTGCAAGTATTCCGCCAGCGTGAAATCCCCCGTCACCTGCTCGCGGTGCTGGCGTGGAGCCACCAGAACGTAACCGTAGAGCGGGGGATACGCATTGAGGAAGACGATGGCCTGTTCGTCGGCATGGATGATGTGGTGTGGGTAGTCCGGGTTGCTGGCTGCTATCTCACAGATGAAGCAGGGCCCGGCGGTGATGCGGGCGACGTAGGCGGCCATGTCAAAGGATTTTGTCTTGTTACGCATGATTTTGCCTTTACTCCTTATCGTATCGAGGCTGGGATATCCTCAGGATAACGGAAAAGCGGACACTGGTGCGCCACGCGCGAGCAGCGTTTGGACCACGTTTGGCCTCCTTCGACCTGGCTCAGGACAGGTTTGCCTGGCGGCGGGAGGTGACTGATGGGTGGACGTGGGGCTGGCAGTGTGGGAGGAAACGGGTTCATCATGCCGGCAGACCTGGCCGACCTCCCCTATAACGTCATCAGCTATGCTGACCCGTTGGGCGGCGCGGTCTATCCTTTCCTGAAGCAGACGAAGCGGGCCTGGCGCATCCTCACCTGGCCCGTGGGTGCGGTGGAGGCTCCCCATGCGGCGCACACCTTTGGCCTGGACCAGCCCACGCTGCGCTGGGTCAATGGCAGCCAGGTGAGCGACCTGTACGTGGACGGGATGACGACCCAAGGTTTTCTGGCAGCGACGGGCCTGAAGCTGGACATGCACAAAGGGGGCTTCGTCCTCTCCAAACACTTGTCGCGCCTCATGCGCCCTCACTTCGTCAGCGACTTCTTCCCTCCTGATGAAGTGAATGTCGCCTACATGGAACAATCCGCGGCGGAGGCCAAAGTGTGGGACGGCGCCGGCCTGATTTCGCGCCGGATGCTGCGCAGGCTTATCTTGTCGCATGATCTACCGCCAGCCAAACGAGAGCGGCTGGAAGCGGAACTGCGCCATGCGAAAAGAGTGGAGTTTACCCTCATGACGGAGCGCGGGCAGGACAAGGGGCACGCCATCGTCGCCGACGATTTGCGCGATGATGAGGGTCGTCCGGTGGACTTTCTCCTGCCGCAAGACACGAAGCGGGAAGTGCGCCTGACTGGTGATCAGACGTTCGTGGGGCTGAGC is part of the Ardenticatenales bacterium genome and harbors:
- a CDS encoding DUF4417 domain-containing protein, whose protein sequence is MTRTSHRWQSRPGQFDALHAGHLFPGDNAYGIPDLRHTPVSRIPAWLVPYRQRIRAHAPPDDGAVHFFADDYRFETVWSRPWKALSALRPYPTLLTPDFSLYRDWPLMLQMWNVYRSRWCGCFWQTQGFTVIPTVSWSTAASYDFCFLGIPRRGAVALSPVGVKLDSPLDYQLFLDGFREMVRRLQPLVVLSYGPLPVACQEMVEVVTYPTRWTSIRAARQKRTVMAGKKDGDEGRG
- a CDS encoding HIT family protein, coding for MRNKTKSFDMAAYVARITAGPCFICEIAASNPDYPHHIIHADEQAIVFLNAYPPLYGYVLVAPRQHREQVTGDFTLAEYLQLQAVIYRVTEAVRRVVPAERVYLLSLGSQQGNSHVHWHIAPLPPGVPFHEQQLAALQVEDRILDLSTAEMSALAARIRAAFSLTA
- a CDS encoding DUF4258 domain-containing protein — translated: MSATWDSIKRLTAAGQVRISAHGYDELAADDILVREVIAGIAAAIVVEDYPRYHKGPSVLVCQWDNEGRPVHVVWGIPKGASSPAVLVTAYRPDPQRWSSDYTRRKP